A single window of Salvia splendens isolate huo1 chromosome 8, SspV2, whole genome shotgun sequence DNA harbors:
- the LOC121743395 gene encoding ras-related protein RABA5a-like, with product MMANPDEEQPQTQQQTEDYLFKIVLIGDAAVGKSNLLARFARDEFHANSKSTIGVEFQTQKMEINNKEVKAQIWDTAGQERFRAVTSAYYRGAVGALLVYDISRRLTFDSVGRWLNELQTHSDMNVVTILVGNKCDLKEGREVTTAEGKALAEAQGMFFIETSALDSSNVNAAFQKVVNEIYYILSRKVMQSQELKEKDPDWMGDGKTVVLQAEDEKQQETEAIAKKGGCCSS from the exons ATGATGGCGAATCCAGACGAGGAACAACCACAAACACAGCAGCAGACAGAGGATTACCTTTTCAAGATTGTTCTGATTGGTGATGCGGCGGTTGGTAAATCTAACTTGCTCGCAAGATTTGCTCGAGATGAGTTTCACGCTAATTCTAAGTCTACTATTGGGGTAGAATTTCAGACCCAAAAGATGGAAATTAATAATAAAGAAGTGAAGGCACAGATATGGGACACAGCTGGCCAGGAGCGGTTTAGGGCTGTGACATCTGCGTATTACAGAGGCGCAGTCGGAGCACTTCTTGTTTATGACATCAGCAGACGCCTCACATTTGATAGCGTTGGCAGGTGGCTTAACGAACTTCAAA CTCACTCCGACATGAATGTGGTAACGATATTGGTGGGCAATAAGTGTGATCTAAAAGAGGGTCGGGAGGTGACAACCGCGGAGGGCAAAGCCCTGGCAGAAGCACAGGGCATGTTCTTCATTGAAACATCGGCTCTGGATTCATCCAACGTTAATGCTGCGTTCCAGAAGGTGGTGAACGAGATTTACTATATTTTAAGTAGGAAAGTTATGCAATCTCAAGAACTCAAAGAGAAAGATCCGGATTGGATGGGAGATGGGAAAACAGTGGTTTTACAGGCTGAAGATGAAAAGCAGCAGGAAACAGAAGCAATAGCTAAAAAAGGTGGTTGCTGTTCATCATGA